In a genomic window of Streptomyces katrae:
- a CDS encoding prepilin peptidase, with product MGVVVIILAAAYGAATGLGLPRAAYRLSVEPGAPWRTHCPHGHPVPGWLGRTPCPRGRHAPACEGPAEAGRGGGPAGPGPGRRRGGAGPWAPAAVCAAVCAALAAATGVRPEAAVFAGLAPLLVVLGMVDLAVHRLPDVLTLPLAAATPALLGVAALLPRAAGTWRGALLGGAALGAAYLLLFLINPAGMGLGDVKLALPLGVALGWYGWGVWAAGAFLGLLYGAVYGLAALLTSRATRKTGFAFGPFMAAGALTGVLLGGFGA from the coding sequence ATGGGCGTAGTCGTGATCATCCTCGCCGCCGCGTACGGCGCAGCCACCGGCCTCGGGCTCCCCCGCGCCGCCTACCGCCTGTCCGTGGAGCCCGGCGCCCCCTGGCGCACCCACTGCCCCCACGGGCACCCCGTCCCCGGATGGCTCGGCCGCACCCCCTGCCCCCGGGGCCGCCACGCCCCGGCCTGCGAGGGCCCCGCCGAAGCCGGCCGGGGCGGCGGCCCCGCGGGCCCGGGGCCGGGCCGCCGGCGCGGCGGCGCCGGCCCGTGGGCCCCCGCCGCCGTCTGCGCGGCCGTCTGCGCGGCGCTGGCCGCCGCCACGGGGGTCCGGCCCGAAGCGGCGGTCTTCGCCGGGCTGGCGCCGCTCCTCGTGGTGCTCGGGATGGTCGACCTCGCCGTGCACCGGCTGCCCGACGTGCTCACCCTGCCCCTCGCCGCCGCCACCCCCGCCCTGCTCGGCGTCGCCGCCCTCCTGCCGCGCGCCGCGGGCACCTGGCGGGGGGCCCTGCTCGGCGGGGCCGCGCTCGGGGCGGCGTACCTCCTGCTGTTCCTGATCAACCCCGCCGGCATGGGCCTCGGCGACGTCAAGCTCGCGCTCCCCCTGGGGGTCGCTCTTGGGTGGTACGGGTGGGGGGTATGGGCCGCCGGGGCCTTCCTCGGGCTGCTCTACGGGGCCGTATACGGCCTCGCCGCGCTGCTGACCAGCCGCGCGACCCGCAAGACGGGCTTCGCCTTCGGGCCCTTCATGGCCGCCGGAGCCCTCACCGGAGTGCTCCTGGGCGGATTCGGAGCGTAA
- a CDS encoding alkyl hydroperoxide reductase: MSLDSLKSAIPDFAKDLKLNLGSVIGNQDTLTQQQLWGTVLSCAIAARSPRVLRELEPEAKAALSPEAYNAAKSAAAVMAMNNVFYRTRHLLSDPEYGTLRAGLRMNVIGNPGVEKVDFELWSLAVSAINGCGQCLDSHEQVLRKAGVDRETVQEAFKIASVIQAVAVTLDAEAALAAE; encoded by the coding sequence ATGTCCCTCGACTCCCTCAAGTCCGCCATACCGGACTTCGCCAAGGACCTGAAGCTGAACCTCGGTTCGGTCATCGGCAACCAGGACACCCTCACCCAGCAGCAGCTGTGGGGCACCGTCCTGTCCTGCGCGATCGCCGCCCGCTCCCCGCGCGTCCTGCGTGAGCTGGAGCCCGAGGCCAAGGCCGCGCTGTCCCCGGAGGCGTACAACGCCGCCAAGTCCGCCGCGGCGGTCATGGCGATGAACAACGTCTTCTACCGGACCCGGCACCTGCTCTCCGACCCGGAGTACGGCACGCTGCGCGCGGGCCTGCGGATGAACGTCATCGGCAACCCGGGCGTGGAGAAGGTGGACTTCGAGCTCTGGTCGCTCGCGGTCTCCGCCATCAACGGCTGCGGCCAGTGCCTGGACTCGCACGAGCAGGTCCTGCGCAAGGCGGGCGTGGACCGCGAGACGGTCCAGGAGGCCTTCAAGATCGCCTCGGTGATCCAGGCCGTCGCCGTCACCCTCGACGCCGAAGCGGCCCTGGCCGCCGAGTAG
- a CDS encoding peroxiredoxin — MLTVGDKFPSYDLTACVSLEAGKEFAQIDQKTYEGKWRVVFFWPADFTFVCPTEIAAFGKLNDEFLDRDAQILGVSGDSEYVHHAWRKDHADLRDLPFPMLADSKHELMQACGIQGEDGFAQRAVFIVDPNNEIQFSMVTAGSVGRNPKEVLRVLDALQTDELCPCNWNKGEDTLNAGALLAGE; from the coding sequence GTGCTCACTGTCGGTGACAAGTTCCCCAGCTACGACCTGACCGCCTGCGTCTCGCTCGAAGCCGGCAAGGAGTTCGCGCAGATCGACCAGAAGACCTACGAGGGCAAGTGGCGCGTCGTCTTCTTCTGGCCTGCTGACTTCACCTTCGTGTGCCCCACCGAGATCGCCGCGTTCGGCAAGCTGAACGACGAGTTCCTCGACCGCGACGCCCAGATCCTCGGCGTCTCCGGCGACTCCGAGTACGTCCACCACGCCTGGCGCAAGGACCACGCCGACCTGCGCGACCTGCCCTTCCCGATGCTGGCCGACTCCAAGCACGAGCTGATGCAGGCCTGCGGCATCCAGGGCGAGGACGGCTTCGCCCAGCGCGCCGTCTTCATCGTGGACCCGAACAACGAGATCCAGTTCTCGATGGTGACCGCCGGTTCCGTGGGCCGTAACCCCAAGGAGGTCCTGCGGGTCCTCGACGCCCTGCAGACCGACGAGCTGTGCCCCTGCAACTGGAACAAGGGCGAGGACACCCTGAACGCCGGCGCCCTGCTGGCCGGTGAGTGA
- the mgrA gene encoding L-glyceraldehyde 3-phosphate reductase, translating into MTDTNPYRADHSRYDSMPYRRTGRSGLKLPAISLGLWHNFGDDKSLESQRSILRRAFDLGVTHFDLANNYGPPPGSAELNFGKIFAQDFARHREELVLSTKAGYLMHPGPYGEWGSRKYLLGSLDASLKRMGVDYVDIFYSHRFDPETPLEETMGALASAVQQGKALYVGVSSYTAEQTAEAVRILREMGVRPLIHQPSYSMINRWTEEDGLLDTLEESGMGCIAFAPLAQGLLTGKYLHGIPEDSRAAAGKSLNPALLSEDVVRRLRGLSDIAARRGQSLAQLALNWVLRDDRMTSALIGASSVKQLEENVAALAGAPLSEQELKEIDSFAVSTPGTNIWAQRG; encoded by the coding sequence GTGACTGATACCAATCCCTATCGGGCAGACCACTCCCGCTACGATTCCATGCCCTACCGGCGCACGGGCCGCAGCGGTCTCAAGCTCCCCGCCATCTCCCTCGGCCTCTGGCACAACTTCGGCGACGACAAGTCCCTGGAGTCCCAGCGGTCGATCCTGCGCCGCGCGTTCGACCTCGGCGTGACCCACTTCGACCTGGCCAACAACTACGGCCCGCCGCCCGGCTCCGCCGAGCTGAACTTCGGCAAGATCTTCGCCCAGGACTTCGCGCGCCACCGCGAGGAGCTGGTCCTCTCCACGAAGGCCGGCTACCTGATGCACCCCGGCCCGTACGGCGAGTGGGGCAGCCGCAAGTACCTGCTCGGGTCGCTGGACGCCTCGCTGAAGCGGATGGGCGTCGACTACGTCGACATCTTCTACTCGCACCGGTTCGACCCGGAGACCCCGCTGGAGGAGACCATGGGCGCGCTCGCGTCCGCGGTCCAGCAGGGCAAGGCGCTGTACGTCGGCGTCTCCTCGTACACGGCGGAGCAGACCGCCGAGGCCGTGCGGATCCTGCGGGAGATGGGCGTGCGCCCGCTCATCCACCAGCCCTCGTACTCCATGATCAACCGCTGGACGGAGGAGGACGGGCTGCTGGACACCCTGGAGGAGTCCGGCATGGGCTGCATCGCCTTCGCGCCGCTCGCGCAGGGCCTGCTGACCGGCAAGTACCTCCACGGCATCCCGGAGGACTCGCGGGCCGCGGCCGGCAAGTCCCTGAACCCGGCGCTGCTGTCGGAGGACGTGGTGCGGCGGCTGCGCGGCCTGAGCGACATCGCGGCCCGCCGGGGCCAGTCGCTGGCCCAGCTCGCGCTGAACTGGGTGCTGCGGGACGACCGGATGACTTCGGCGCTGATCGGCGCGTCGAGCGTGAAGCAGCTGGAGGAGAACGTGGCCGCGCTGGCCGGGGCTCCGCTGTCTGAGCAGGAGCTGAAGGAGATCGACTCCTTCGCCGTCTCCACCCCCGGCACCAACATCTGGGCCCAGCGCGGCTGA
- a CDS encoding isoprenyl transferase → MKLRDLVYKLYARRVEGRLDHDASPKHIGVILDGNRRWAKASGSSTVQGHQAGADKISELLGWCTETDVEVVTLWMLSTDNLDRPEGELLPLLNIIENTVKGLAEDGRWRVHHVGNLDILPSRTQTVLKEAEQATHDIGGILVNVAVGYGGRQEIADAVRSLLLEHAEKGTSFEELAEVLDIDHIAEHLYTRGQPDPDLVIRTSGEQRLSGFMLWQSAHSEYYFCEVFWPAFRKVDFLRALRDYAARHRRFGT, encoded by the coding sequence GTGAAGCTGCGCGACCTGGTGTACAAGCTCTACGCACGCCGGGTGGAAGGTCGCCTCGACCATGACGCGTCGCCCAAGCACATCGGCGTCATCCTGGACGGGAACAGGCGCTGGGCCAAGGCGTCCGGAAGTTCGACGGTGCAGGGCCACCAGGCCGGCGCCGACAAGATCTCCGAGCTGCTGGGCTGGTGCACCGAGACGGACGTCGAGGTCGTCACGCTGTGGATGCTCTCCACGGACAACCTGGACCGCCCCGAGGGCGAGCTCCTCCCGCTGCTCAACATCATCGAGAACACCGTCAAGGGCCTCGCCGAGGACGGCCGCTGGCGCGTCCACCACGTGGGCAACCTGGACATCCTGCCGTCCCGGACGCAGACCGTGCTGAAGGAGGCCGAGCAGGCCACGCACGACATCGGCGGGATACTGGTCAACGTCGCCGTCGGCTACGGCGGCCGCCAGGAGATCGCCGACGCGGTCCGCTCGCTGCTGCTGGAGCACGCCGAGAAGGGCACCTCCTTCGAGGAGCTCGCCGAGGTCCTGGACATCGACCACATCGCGGAGCACCTCTACACGCGCGGCCAGCCCGACCCCGACCTGGTGATCCGCACCAGCGGCGAGCAGCGGCTGTCCGGGTTCATGCTGTGGCAGAGCGCCCACTCCGAGTACTACTTCTGCGAGGTCTTCTGGCCGGCCTTCCGCAAGGTCGACTTCCTGCGCGCCCTGCGCGACTACGCCGCCCGGCACCGCCGGTTCGGGACCTGA
- a CDS encoding ABC transporter permease — MSTLRAWARDLALGARFAFGGGRQGWTRTLLTGVGVGLGVALLLISTAVPGALTARHEREDARSLLGATEAAAPGRDTLLIARIDQTYRHLKIGGRVLRAEGPDAPVPPGLQSVPKAGEMVVSPALKQLLASPEGAGLRERLGAEITGTVADRGLTGPAELLFYLGDSTLPAIGPGEHRIQRITAFAGEPEPRGLDPVLMLLVVLAFVALLTPVAVFVAAAVRFGGERRDQRLAALRLVGADSRTVRRIAAGEALSGALAGLVLGAGFFLVGRALAESLSFRQRSVFPHDLDPSPWLALLVALAMPAAAVAVTVFALRRVVIEPLGVARTAAPRRRRVWWRLLLPLAGLGLLVPLGGQDDEHRDFNRWQVGGGVVLLLVAVTVLLPWLLERTVGRLSGGPASWQLAVRRLQVDSGGAARMVNGIAVAVAGAIALQMVFTGVEEDYERPTGQDPGRATVSVLMHMGTESRVDALAGELAAAPGVVRAVALTDVQAARAIPADGQSVRVTVGTCEALREVAELGDCAEGDAFALSGGGISPTGEPLTPAPGERLYAGNITSYGMRELAAEKPVEWTVPAGARTVRPVVDPFGALRDGLLVTPSAAPKNLGSWPGAHVFVQADESRPDALDAIRTAVFKAEPFATVTPLRKTSENSSYTTIRTGLFFGAAGLLVVIGTSLLVAQLEQLRERRRLLAALVAFGTPRRTLGLSVLWQTALPIGLGLSLATGAGLALGSTLLWVTGRPVRVDWASVLALAGAGAGVVAAVTLLSLPPLLRLMRPDGLRTE, encoded by the coding sequence ATGAGCACGCTCCGGGCCTGGGCCCGGGACCTGGCCCTCGGGGCACGCTTCGCCTTCGGCGGCGGACGCCAGGGGTGGACCCGCACCCTGCTCACCGGTGTCGGCGTCGGCCTCGGCGTCGCACTGCTGCTGATCAGCACGGCGGTACCGGGGGCGCTGACCGCCCGGCACGAACGCGAGGACGCCCGTTCCCTGCTGGGCGCCACCGAGGCCGCCGCGCCCGGCCGGGACACGCTGCTGATCGCCCGCATCGACCAGACCTACCGCCACCTGAAGATCGGCGGCCGGGTGCTGCGCGCGGAAGGCCCCGACGCGCCCGTGCCGCCGGGGCTTCAGAGCGTCCCGAAGGCCGGCGAGATGGTGGTCTCCCCCGCCCTGAAGCAGCTGCTGGCCTCCCCGGAAGGGGCGGGGCTGCGCGAGCGCCTGGGCGCCGAGATCACCGGGACCGTCGCCGACCGCGGCCTGACCGGCCCGGCCGAACTCCTCTTCTACCTGGGCGACTCCACCCTGCCGGCCATCGGACCGGGTGAGCACCGGATCCAGCGGATCACCGCCTTCGCGGGCGAACCGGAGCCGCGCGGCCTCGACCCGGTGCTGATGCTGCTGGTCGTCCTGGCCTTCGTCGCACTGCTGACACCCGTCGCCGTCTTCGTCGCCGCCGCCGTCCGCTTCGGCGGGGAGCGGCGCGACCAGCGGCTCGCCGCGCTGCGCCTGGTGGGCGCCGACAGCCGTACGGTGCGCCGCATCGCGGCCGGCGAGGCCCTGTCGGGAGCGCTGGCCGGACTGGTGCTGGGTGCGGGCTTCTTCCTCGTCGGCCGCGCCCTGGCGGAGTCCCTCTCCTTCCGGCAGCGCAGCGTCTTCCCGCACGACCTGGACCCCTCGCCGTGGCTGGCCCTGCTGGTGGCGCTGGCGATGCCGGCGGCGGCCGTGGCCGTCACCGTGTTCGCCCTGCGGCGGGTGGTCATCGAGCCGCTGGGCGTCGCCCGGACGGCCGCGCCGCGCCGGCGCCGCGTGTGGTGGCGGCTGCTGCTGCCGCTCGCCGGGCTGGGTCTGCTCGTGCCGCTGGGCGGACAGGACGACGAGCACCGCGACTTCAACCGCTGGCAGGTCGGCGGTGGGGTGGTGCTGTTGCTGGTCGCCGTCACCGTGCTGCTGCCGTGGCTGCTGGAGCGGACCGTCGGACGGCTCTCGGGCGGACCGGCCTCCTGGCAGCTGGCCGTCCGGCGGCTCCAGGTCGACAGCGGCGGCGCCGCCCGCATGGTCAACGGGATCGCGGTCGCGGTGGCCGGGGCCATCGCCCTCCAGATGGTCTTCACCGGCGTCGAGGAGGACTACGAGCGGCCCACCGGCCAGGACCCCGGCCGGGCGACCGTGTCGGTCCTGATGCACATGGGCACGGAGTCCCGCGTCGACGCCCTCGCCGGGGAACTCGCCGCGGCGCCGGGGGTCGTCAGGGCCGTCGCGCTGACCGACGTCCAGGCGGCGCGGGCCATCCCGGCCGACGGCCAGAGCGTACGGGTCACCGTCGGCACCTGCGAGGCCCTGCGGGAGGTCGCCGAGCTCGGGGACTGCGCCGAGGGCGACGCCTTCGCCCTCTCCGGCGGCGGGATCTCCCCCACCGGGGAGCCGCTCACCCCCGCACCCGGGGAGCGGCTGTACGCCGGCAACATCACGAGCTACGGCATGCGGGAACTGGCCGCCGAGAAACCCGTCGAGTGGACCGTGCCCGCGGGCGCCCGTACGGTGCGCCCCGTCGTGGACCCGTTCGGGGCCCTGCGGGACGGGCTGCTGGTCACCCCGTCGGCCGCGCCGAAGAACCTGGGCAGCTGGCCGGGCGCCCACGTCTTCGTGCAGGCCGACGAGTCCCGGCCCGACGCCCTCGACGCGATCCGCACGGCGGTGTTCAAGGCGGAGCCGTTCGCCACGGTGACGCCCCTGCGCAAGACCTCCGAGAACTCCTCGTACACGACGATCCGGACCGGGCTGTTCTTCGGCGCGGCGGGCCTGCTCGTGGTCATCGGCACGAGCCTGCTGGTGGCGCAGCTGGAGCAACTGCGCGAGCGCCGGAGGCTGCTGGCCGCCCTGGTGGCCTTCGGCACGCCGCGCCGGACCCTGGGCCTGTCCGTGCTGTGGCAGACGGCGCTCCCGATCGGGCTCGGGCTGTCGCTGGCGACCGGCGCGGGCCTCGCCCTGGGGTCCACCCTGCTGTGGGTCACCGGCCGGCCGGTGCGGGTCGACTGGGCCTCCGTCCTGGCCCTGGCCGGAGCCGGGGCGGGCGTGGTCGCGGCGGTCACCCTGCTGAGCCTGCCGCCCCTGCTGCGCCTGATGCGCCCGGACGGCCTGCGGACGGAGTGA
- a CDS encoding PhoH family protein, with protein MVTSTKRRLSDRRTYVLDTSVLLADPNAITRFDEHEVVLPIVVITELEAKRHHPELGYFARQALRLLDDFRVRHGRLDAPIPLGDLGGTLRVELNHSDPGVLPAGFRLGDNDSRILAVARNLQAEGYDVTVVSKDLPLRIKASSVGLLAEEYRAELAITDAGWTGMSELALSGEQVDLLYSEERLYVPEAAELPVHTGLILQSERGKALGRVTADGNVRLVRGDRDAFGLHGRSAEQRIALDLLLDPEIGIISMGGRAGTGKSALALCAGLEAVLERRQHQKVMVFRPLYAVGGQELGYLPGDQSEKMSPWAQAVFDTLSSVAGREVIEEVLNRGMLEVLPLTHIRGRSLHDAFVIVDEAQSLERNVLLTVLSRIGANSRVVLTHDVAQRDNLRVGRYDGVVAVVEKLKGHPLFAHVTLTRSERSPIAALVTEMLETL; from the coding sequence GTGGTGACCAGCACTAAGCGCCGCCTGTCCGACAGGCGGACCTACGTCCTCGACACCAGCGTCCTGCTGGCAGACCCCAACGCGATCACCCGTTTCGACGAGCACGAGGTCGTGCTCCCGATCGTGGTGATCACCGAGCTGGAGGCGAAGAGGCACCACCCCGAGCTCGGCTACTTCGCCCGTCAGGCCCTGCGCCTGCTCGACGACTTCCGGGTCCGCCACGGCCGCCTCGACGCCCCCATTCCGCTGGGCGATCTGGGCGGGACCCTGCGTGTCGAGCTCAACCACTCCGATCCCGGCGTCCTGCCGGCGGGATTCCGGCTGGGGGACAACGACTCGCGCATCCTCGCGGTCGCCCGCAACCTCCAGGCCGAGGGCTACGACGTCACGGTCGTGTCCAAGGACCTCCCGCTGCGCATCAAGGCGTCCTCCGTGGGCCTGCTGGCCGAGGAGTACCGGGCGGAGCTGGCCATCACCGACGCCGGCTGGACCGGCATGAGCGAGCTCGCGCTCTCCGGGGAGCAGGTCGACCTCCTCTACTCCGAGGAGCGGCTCTACGTCCCGGAGGCCGCCGAACTGCCGGTGCACACCGGTCTGATCCTCCAGTCCGAGCGCGGCAAGGCCCTGGGCCGGGTCACCGCCGACGGCAACGTCCGGCTGGTGCGGGGCGACCGCGACGCCTTCGGGCTGCACGGCCGCAGCGCCGAGCAGCGCATCGCACTGGACCTGCTGCTCGACCCGGAGATCGGGATCATCTCGATGGGCGGCCGGGCCGGCACCGGAAAGTCGGCGCTGGCGCTGTGCGCGGGCCTGGAGGCGGTCCTGGAGCGCCGCCAGCACCAGAAGGTGATGGTCTTCCGGCCGCTGTACGCGGTGGGCGGCCAGGAGCTCGGCTACCTGCCCGGGGACCAGTCCGAGAAGATGAGCCCCTGGGCCCAGGCGGTGTTCGACACCCTTTCCTCGGTCGCCGGGCGCGAGGTCATCGAAGAGGTACTGAACCGCGGGATGCTGGAGGTCCTGCCGCTCACGCACATCCGCGGCCGTTCGCTGCACGACGCCTTCGTGATCGTGGACGAGGCCCAGTCCCTGGAGCGCAACGTCCTGTTGACCGTTCTGTCCCGTATCGGCGCCAATTCGCGGGTGGTTCTGACCCATGACGTGGCCCAGCGGGACAATCTCCGGGTCGGCCGGTACGACGGAGTGGTCGCCGTCGTTGAGAAGCTGAAGGGGCATCCGCTCTTCGCCCACGTCACGCTCACCCGCTCCGAGCGCTCCCCGATCGCCGCACTCGTCACGGAGATGCTCGAAACGCTCTGA
- a CDS encoding transglycosylase SLT domain-containing protein, translating to MSRISVRGFAVASATAVTTVGAVVGVATGDAATSNDLETTASGATLLTDVPVGEQAQVQSGSLAQQADAIAHAADADAKRSAEEAARIQAAEDAKSKKADAQKAEQEKKDADAKKLKDERDAAEGIASRSATRDAGDFPVQGSYTVAQVKDIARQLVPSGQFQCFSNIINEESTWNYQAVNSSSGAYGLVQALPGSKMASAGSDWRTNPATQIKWGLGYMNERYGSPCSAWSFHQANGWY from the coding sequence GTGAGCCGGATCTCGGTCCGGGGGTTCGCAGTGGCTTCGGCCACCGCGGTCACCACCGTCGGCGCAGTCGTCGGCGTCGCCACTGGCGATGCCGCCACCTCGAACGACCTCGAGACGACCGCGTCCGGAGCGACTCTCCTCACTGACGTTCCGGTCGGCGAGCAGGCCCAGGTCCAGAGCGGGTCCCTGGCCCAGCAGGCCGACGCCATCGCCCACGCCGCCGACGCCGACGCCAAGCGCTCGGCGGAGGAGGCCGCCCGCATCCAGGCCGCCGAGGACGCCAAGTCCAAGAAGGCGGACGCGCAGAAGGCGGAGCAGGAGAAGAAGGACGCGGACGCCAAGAAGCTCAAGGACGAGCGCGACGCCGCGGAGGGCATCGCCAGCCGCTCGGCCACGCGCGACGCGGGCGACTTCCCGGTCCAGGGCTCCTACACGGTCGCCCAGGTCAAGGACATCGCCCGGCAGCTGGTCCCCTCGGGCCAGTTCCAGTGCTTCTCCAACATCATCAACGAGGAATCCACCTGGAACTACCAGGCCGTGAACTCCTCGTCGGGCGCCTACGGCCTGGTCCAGGCGCTCCCCGGCTCGAAGATGGCCTCGGCCGGTTCGGACTGGCGCACCAACCCGGCCACCCAGATCAAGTGGGGCCTGGGCTACATGAACGAGCGCTACGGCAGCCCGTGCAGCGCCTGGAGCTTCCACCAGGCCAACGGCTGGTACTAG
- a CDS encoding AI-2E family transporter, which yields MAKMTGWLGRLGRGLSRMEARLDERRAEVEAEAEADVEPLPLPAAAAPGAPAPAGPEEPPPPVRPDPVAVIPWGVRVAAEASWRLLLLAGMVWVLMKVISEVRLVVLAFAAALLVTALLQPFVVRLRRIGLPRGLATAVTAILGFVVIGLVGWFVVWQVMENLDDLSNRLREGINELKSWALDSPFHVTEKQINDIAKNLSETIGTNTEQITSAGLQGVTVLVEVLTGMLLAMFSTLFLLYDGQKIWSWVLGLVPSAARPGVAGAGPRAWRTLTAYVRGTVLVALIDAVFIGLGIYFLKVPMAVPLAVFIFLFAFIPLVGAVVSGALAVVVALVTQGPFAALMVLLVVLAVQQIEGHVLQPFILGRAVRVHPLAVVLSVAAGGMIAGIGGAVVAVPLVAVTNTVVVYLRAYSRERRLAPPSPTGPAPHGATAVQAAEREGRG from the coding sequence ATGGCGAAGATGACGGGCTGGCTCGGCCGGCTCGGCAGAGGGCTGAGCCGGATGGAGGCGCGCCTGGACGAGCGGCGGGCCGAGGTCGAGGCGGAGGCCGAGGCCGACGTGGAGCCGCTGCCCCTCCCGGCCGCGGCCGCCCCCGGGGCGCCGGCCCCGGCCGGCCCCGAGGAACCCCCGCCGCCCGTCCGGCCCGACCCGGTGGCCGTCATCCCCTGGGGGGTGCGCGTCGCCGCCGAGGCCAGCTGGCGGCTGCTGCTGCTCGCCGGGATGGTCTGGGTGCTGATGAAGGTGATCAGCGAGGTCCGCCTGGTCGTCCTCGCCTTCGCCGCCGCCCTCCTCGTCACCGCGCTGCTCCAGCCGTTCGTGGTCCGGCTGCGCCGGATCGGGCTGCCGCGGGGCCTGGCCACGGCCGTCACCGCGATCCTCGGTTTCGTCGTCATCGGGCTGGTCGGCTGGTTCGTGGTCTGGCAGGTCATGGAGAACCTCGACGACCTCTCCAACCGGCTGCGCGAGGGCATCAACGAGCTCAAGAGCTGGGCACTGGACAGTCCGTTCCACGTGACCGAGAAGCAGATCAACGACATCGCGAAGAACCTCAGCGAGACCATCGGCACCAACACCGAGCAGATCACCTCCGCCGGCCTGCAGGGCGTGACGGTGCTCGTCGAGGTGCTGACGGGCATGCTGCTCGCGATGTTCTCGACGCTGTTCCTGCTCTACGACGGCCAGAAGATCTGGAGCTGGGTCCTCGGCCTGGTCCCGTCCGCCGCCCGCCCCGGCGTCGCCGGAGCCGGCCCGCGCGCCTGGCGCACCCTGACCGCGTACGTGCGCGGCACGGTGCTGGTCGCCCTGATCGACGCCGTGTTCATCGGCCTCGGCATCTACTTCCTCAAGGTGCCGATGGCGGTCCCGCTCGCCGTGTTCATCTTCCTCTTCGCCTTCATCCCGCTCGTCGGCGCGGTGGTGTCCGGCGCCCTGGCGGTGGTCGTGGCCCTGGTGACCCAGGGGCCGTTCGCCGCCCTGATGGTGCTGCTGGTCGTGCTGGCCGTCCAGCAGATCGAGGGGCACGTGCTCCAGCCCTTCATCCTGGGCCGGGCCGTACGGGTGCACCCGCTCGCGGTGGTGCTGTCGGTCGCCGCCGGCGGGATGATCGCCGGCATCGGCGGCGCGGTCGTCGCCGTGCCGCTGGTCGCCGTCACCAACACCGTGGTCGTCTACCTGCGCGCCTACTCGCGCGAGCGGCGCCTGGCACCCCCCTCCCCGACCGGGCCCGCGCCGCACGGGGCCACCGCCGTACAGGCCGCCGAGCGGGAGGGCCGGGGATGA
- a CDS encoding hydrogen peroxide-inducible genes activator, protein MAVSSRGQKQPTLAQLRAFAAVAEHLHFRDAAAAIGMSQPALSGAVSALEEALGVQLLERTTRKVLLSPAGERIAVRARGVLDALGGLLEEAEAVRAPFTGVLRLGVIPTVAPYLLPTVLGLFHRRYPRMDLQVHEEQTASLLEGLAAGRLDLLLLAVPLGVPGVCELPLFDEDFVLLAPRDHPLAGRRDIPREELRGLQLLLLDEGHCLRDQALDICREAGRTAGADVTTTAAGLSTLVQLVAGGLGVTLLPRTALRLETARNEALATGYFAEPAPSRRIALAMRTGTARQEEFRAIAGALREAVRPLPVWPTD, encoded by the coding sequence GTGGCTGTGAGTAGTAGAGGACAGAAGCAACCGACGCTGGCGCAGCTGCGCGCCTTCGCGGCGGTCGCCGAGCACCTGCACTTCCGGGACGCCGCCGCGGCGATCGGCATGAGCCAGCCCGCGCTCTCCGGGGCCGTCTCCGCGCTGGAGGAGGCCCTCGGGGTGCAGCTGCTGGAACGCACCACCCGCAAGGTGCTGCTCTCCCCGGCGGGCGAGCGGATCGCGGTCCGGGCGCGGGGCGTGCTCGACGCGCTGGGCGGGCTGCTGGAGGAGGCCGAGGCCGTACGGGCCCCGTTCACCGGGGTGCTGAGGCTCGGGGTGATCCCCACCGTCGCCCCGTACCTGCTGCCGACCGTGCTCGGGCTCTTCCACCGGCGCTACCCCCGGATGGACCTCCAGGTCCACGAGGAGCAGACGGCCTCCCTGCTGGAGGGGCTGGCCGCCGGACGGCTGGACCTGCTGCTGCTCGCGGTACCGCTGGGCGTGCCCGGCGTGTGCGAACTCCCCCTCTTCGACGAGGACTTCGTACTGCTGGCCCCCCGCGACCACCCGCTGGCCGGGCGCCGGGACATCCCGCGCGAGGAACTGCGGGGCCTGCAACTGCTGCTGCTGGACGAGGGGCACTGCCTGCGCGACCAGGCCCTGGACATCTGCCGTGAGGCCGGACGCACCGCCGGCGCGGACGTCACCACCACCGCCGCCGGACTGTCCACGCTGGTCCAGCTGGTCGCCGGCGGCCTCGGGGTGACCCTGCTGCCGCGCACCGCGCTGCGGCTGGAGACGGCCCGCAACGAGGCCCTGGCCACCGGCTACTTCGCCGAGCCGGCCCCCTCGCGGCGGATCGCCCTGGCCATGCGGACCGGGACCGCCCGGCAGGAGGAGTTCCGGGCCATCGCGGGCGCCCTGCGCGAAGCGGTGCGCCCGCTCCCGGTGTGGCCCACCGACTGA